One window from the genome of Cottoperca gobio chromosome 15, fCotGob3.1, whole genome shotgun sequence encodes:
- the LOC115019666 gene encoding reticulon-4-like isoform X7, with amino-acid sequence MDAKQVVDLLYWRDVKATGVVFGAALLLLLSLTLCSIVSVCSYIGLALLSVTICFRIYKGILQAIQKSDEGHPFKQYLGQEVALSEDLVHKYSDLALTKLNKSIGELRRLFLVEDLVDSIKFAVLMWILTYVGSLFNGLTILILALIGLFSCPIVYEKHQAQIDHYLALVNNQVKDVVGKIQAKVPGMKRKAE; translated from the exons ATGGACGCCAAACAGG TTGTGGATCTCCTCTACTGGCGTGATGTGAAGGCCACGGGCGTGGTGTTCGGCGccgccctgctgctgctcctctccCTGACGCTGTGCAGCATCGTGAGCGTCTGCTCCTACATCGGCCTGGCTCTGCTGTCCGTCACCATCTGCTTCAGGATATACAAAGGCATCCTGCAGGCCATCCAGAAGTCCGACGAGGGGCATCCGTTCAA GCAGTACCTGGGCCAGGAGGTGGCGCTCTCTGAGGATCTGGTCCACAAGTACAGCGACTTGGCTCTGACCAAACTGAACAAGAGCATCGGGGAACTGAGGCGCCTGTTCCTGGTGGAGGACCTGGTCGACTCCATCAAG TTTGCTGTGTTGATGTGGATCCTGACGTACGTCGGCTCCTTGTTCAACGGCCTCACCATTCTTATTCTGG ctcTGATTGGATTGTTCAGCTGCCCGATCGTCTACGAGAAGCATCAG GCTCAGATCGACCACTACCTGGCGCTGGTCAACAACCAGGTCAAAGACGTCGTTGGGAA GATCCAGGCGAAGGTTCCCGGGATGAAACGCAAAGCAGAGTGA
- the LOC115019666 gene encoding reticulon-4-like isoform X6, which translates to MLDGLTCCPRVVDLLYWRDVKATGVVFGAALLLLLSLTLCSIVSVCSYIGLALLSVTICFRIYKGILQAIQKSDEGHPFKQYLGQEVALSEDLVHKYSDLALTKLNKSIGELRRLFLVEDLVDSIKFAVLMWILTYVGSLFNGLTILILALIGLFSCPIVYEKHQAQIDHYLALVNNQVKDVVGKIQAKVPGMKRKAE; encoded by the exons ATGCTGGACGGTTTGACGTGTTGTCCCCGCG TTGTGGATCTCCTCTACTGGCGTGATGTGAAGGCCACGGGCGTGGTGTTCGGCGccgccctgctgctgctcctctccCTGACGCTGTGCAGCATCGTGAGCGTCTGCTCCTACATCGGCCTGGCTCTGCTGTCCGTCACCATCTGCTTCAGGATATACAAAGGCATCCTGCAGGCCATCCAGAAGTCCGACGAGGGGCATCCGTTCAA GCAGTACCTGGGCCAGGAGGTGGCGCTCTCTGAGGATCTGGTCCACAAGTACAGCGACTTGGCTCTGACCAAACTGAACAAGAGCATCGGGGAACTGAGGCGCCTGTTCCTGGTGGAGGACCTGGTCGACTCCATCAAG TTTGCTGTGTTGATGTGGATCCTGACGTACGTCGGCTCCTTGTTCAACGGCCTCACCATTCTTATTCTGG ctcTGATTGGATTGTTCAGCTGCCCGATCGTCTACGAGAAGCATCAG GCTCAGATCGACCACTACCTGGCGCTGGTCAACAACCAGGTCAAAGACGTCGTTGGGAA GATCCAGGCGAAGGTTCCCGGGATGAAACGCAAAGCAGAGTGA
- the LOC115019666 gene encoding reticulon-4-like isoform X5, producing MENNSVDRKEPQCWREQVVDLLYWRDVKATGVVFGAALLLLLSLTLCSIVSVCSYIGLALLSVTICFRIYKGILQAIQKSDEGHPFKQYLGQEVALSEDLVHKYSDLALTKLNKSIGELRRLFLVEDLVDSIKFAVLMWILTYVGSLFNGLTILILALIGLFSCPIVYEKHQAQIDHYLALVNNQVKDVVGKIQAKVPGMKRKAE from the exons ATGGAGAACAACTCTGTGGACAGAAAGGAGCCGCAGTGCTGGAGAGAacagg TTGTGGATCTCCTCTACTGGCGTGATGTGAAGGCCACGGGCGTGGTGTTCGGCGccgccctgctgctgctcctctccCTGACGCTGTGCAGCATCGTGAGCGTCTGCTCCTACATCGGCCTGGCTCTGCTGTCCGTCACCATCTGCTTCAGGATATACAAAGGCATCCTGCAGGCCATCCAGAAGTCCGACGAGGGGCATCCGTTCAA GCAGTACCTGGGCCAGGAGGTGGCGCTCTCTGAGGATCTGGTCCACAAGTACAGCGACTTGGCTCTGACCAAACTGAACAAGAGCATCGGGGAACTGAGGCGCCTGTTCCTGGTGGAGGACCTGGTCGACTCCATCAAG TTTGCTGTGTTGATGTGGATCCTGACGTACGTCGGCTCCTTGTTCAACGGCCTCACCATTCTTATTCTGG ctcTGATTGGATTGTTCAGCTGCCCGATCGTCTACGAGAAGCATCAG GCTCAGATCGACCACTACCTGGCGCTGGTCAACAACCAGGTCAAAGACGTCGTTGGGAA GATCCAGGCGAAGGTTCCCGGGATGAAACGCAAAGCAGAGTGA